Proteins co-encoded in one Arachis stenosperma cultivar V10309 chromosome 7, arast.V10309.gnm1.PFL2, whole genome shotgun sequence genomic window:
- the LOC130939502 gene encoding uncharacterized protein LOC130939502, whose translation MSISGGASSTSSAAITDCDELGIVVAEEAELVRERIFWGLDSAYKRQIYKAAITGDWSKALRYNITDPTRLCSVLTKQGDTALHIAVSMEQTSFVENLIDHISLEDMQIRKVDGNTAFSMAAISGNLQIAKLLLHKNPGLVWIKGHKNMLPIELACWANQPLMVNYLFENTRLDYLNRQLLSIEEDIVRVFFLALTTSNYTSEGDDVGYRDIVRMVFEHMEGEEFECARISKAMFDAAKLGNDIILEFMFGYNANLLMEVNSKGQSLLHIAILNRRVTTYQLILSKGAYTNAILQFLDFKGNNILHYAGKLSAAERFGTPCHSLLLSEERWFQEVASIVPGAFKSMKNVKGRTPEEIFYKKHKELHERAMSEQNETANNFMIMGTLVTTLAVTAALTIRTNTVQGPTPVFKETTWYILFLLSVVVVTTVLVLSMLFFTSVIHSPRKQKMFDQVNARHRKIAIGCLLLFLSIITITFTALCSAVLIFSFFPKWIFIFIIALSSVPLVFCGKIYGFATSISLLVHKNDLF comes from the exons ATGTCTATATCCGGTGGTGCAAGTAGTACCTCATCAGCAGCTATAACAG ATTGCGACGAACTGGGTATTGTAGTGGCGGAAGAAGCGGAGCTCGTAAGAGAACGCATTTTTTGGGGACTGGATA GTGCGTATAAAAGGCAGATATATAAGGCAGCGATTACAGGGGATTGGAGTAAAGCTTTAAGATATAATATAACTGATCCTACTCGGCTCTGTTCTGTTTTGACTAAGCAAGGAGACACAGCTCTTCACATTGCAGTGAGCATGGAACAAACCAGCTTTGTAGAAAACTTAATAGATCATATCAGTCTGGAAGACATGCAAATTCGCAAGGTAGATGGCAACACTGCCTTTTCTATGGCTGCCATTTCAGGAAACCTGCAAATTGCTAAATTACTACTTCACAAGAATCCAGGATTGGTTTGGATTAAAGGACACAAAAACATGCTTCCAATTGAATTGGCATGTTGGGCTAATCAGCCTCTTATGGTGAATTATTTGTTTGAAAATACTCGACTGGATTATTTGAACCGTCAGTTATtatccattgaagaagacattGTTAGGGTGTTTTTCTTGGCTCTTACCACCAGCAATTATA CCTCGGAGGGTGATGATGTTGGATATAGAGACATTGTGCGTATGGTATTTGAGCATATGGAAGGGGAAGAGTTTGAGTGTGCAAGAATTTCAAAAGCAATGTTTGATGCAGCAAAATTAGGAAACGAcataattttagaatttatgtTTGGATACAATGCAAATTTGTTGATGGAAGTGAATTCAAAGGGGCAAAGCTTACTTCACATAGCCATTCTAAATCGACGAGTAACTACATACCAACTAATATTGAGCAAGGGTGCATACACCAATGCTATTCTGCAATTCCTTGATTTTAAGGGAAACAATATTCTTCACTATGCTGGAAAGCTTTCAGCTGCAGAAAGATTTGGAACACCTTGTCATTCTCTACTTCTCAGTGAGGAACGATGGTTTCAG GAAGTGGCAAGCATAGTTCCAGGTGCATTTAAAAGCATGAAAAATGTGAAAGGACGAACTCCAGAGGAAATATTTTATAAGAAACACAAAGAGCTTCATGAAAGAGCTATGTCAGAACAGAATGAAACAGCAAACAATTTTATGATTATGGGAACTCTTGTTACCACATTGGCTGTAACTGCTGCTCTCACTATTCGGACCAACACTGTTCAAGGACCAACTCCTGTCTTTAAAGAGACCACATGGTACATATTATTCCTTCTATCAGTCGTTGTTGTAACAACCGTCCTTGTTCTTTCAATGCTCTTCTTCACTTCAGTTATACACAGCCCACGCAAGCAGAAAATGTTTGACCAGGTCAATGCTCGTCATCGGAAGATTGCAATAGGGtgtttgcttctttttctttctataatCACCATTACTTTCACTGCTCTTTGTTCTGCTGTTTTAATCTTCTCTTTCTTCCCCAAATGGATCTTCATTTTCATAATTGCACTTTCTTCTGTGCCATTGGTCTTCTGTGGTAAGATCTATGGTTTTGCTACCTCAATAAGTCTTTTGGTACATAAGAATGATCTTTTCTGA
- the LOC130939116 gene encoding uncharacterized protein LOC130939116 — protein MSISGGASSTSSAAITDCDELGIVVGEEAEHVRERIFWGPDSAYKRQIYKAAITGDWSKALRYNITDPTRLCSVLTKQGDTALHIAVSMEQTSFVENLIDHISLEDMQIRKVDGNTAFSMAAISGNLQIAKLLLHKNPGLVWIKGHKNMLPIELACWANQPLLVNYLFENTRLDYLNRRLLSIEDIVRVFFLALTTSNYSVASSLLDMYSELARAENNDGLTTLEVIAKLPLEGDGAGYRDIVRTVFEHMEGEEFECARISKAMFDAAKLGNDMILEFMFGYNANLLMEVNSKGQSLLHIAILNRRVTTYQLILSKGAYTNAILQFLDFKGNNILHCAGKLSAAERFGTPCHSLLISEERWFQEVASIVPGAFKSMKNVKGRTPEELFYKEHKELHERAMSEQNETANNFMIIVTLVTTLAVTAALTIRTNPVQGPTPIFKETTCYTQPTQAENV, from the exons ATGTCTATATCCGGTGGTGCAAGTAGTACCTCATCAGCAGCTATAACAG ATTGCGACGAACTGGGTATTGTAGTGGGGGAAGAAGCGGAGCATGTAAGAGAACGCATTTTTTGGGGACCAGATA GTGCGTATAAAAGGCAGATATATAAGGCAGCGATTACAGGGGATTGGAGTAAAGCTTTAAGATATAATATAACTGATCCTACTCGGCTCTGTTCTGTTTTGACTAAGCAAGGAGACACAGCTCTTCACATTGCAGTGAGCATGGAACAAACCAGCTTTGTAGAAAACTTAATAGATCATATCAGTCTGGAAGACATGCAAATTCGCAAGGTAGATGGCAACACTGCCTTTTCTATGGCTGCCATTTCAGGAAACCTGCAAATTGCTAAATTACTACTTCACAAGAATCCAGGATTGGTTTGGATTAAAGGACACAAAAACATGCTTCCAATTGAATTGGCATGTTGGGCTAATCAGCCTCTTTTGGTGAATTATTTGTTTGAAAATACTCGACTGGATTATTTGAACCGTCGGTTATTATCCATTGAAGACATTGTTAGGGTGTTTTTCTTGGCACTTACCACCAGCAATTATA GTGTGGCATCTTCGTTGTTGGATATGTATTCCGAACTTGCGAGGGCTGAAAACAATGACGGACTAACTACATTGGAAGTCATTGCCAAATTGC CCTTGGAGGGTGATGGAGCTGGATATAGAGACATTGTGCGTACGGTTTTTGAGCATATGGAAGGGGAAGAGTTTGAGTGTGCAAGAATTTCAAAAGCAATGTTTGATGCAGCAAAATTAGGAAATGACATGATTTTGGAATTTATGTTTGGATACAATGCAAATTTGTTGATGGAAGTGAATTCAAAGGGGCAAAGCTTACTTCACATAGCCATTCTAAATCGCCGAGTAACCACTTACCAATTAATATTGAGCAAGGGTGCATACACCAATGCTATTCTGCAATTCCTTGATTTTAAGGGAAACAATATTCTTCACTGTGCTGGAAAGCTTTCAGCTGCAGAAAGATTTGGAACACCTTGTCATTCTCTACTTATCAGTGAGGAACGATGGTTTCAG GAAGTGGCAAGCATAGTTCCAGGTGCATTTAAAAGCATGAAAAATGTGAAAGGACGAACTCCAGAGGAACTATTTTATAAGGAACACAAAGAGCTTCATGAAAGAGCTATGTCAGAACAGAATGAAACAGCAAACAATTTTATGATTATTGTAACTCTTGTTACCACATTGGCTGTAACTGCTGCTCTCACTATTCGGACCAACCCTGTTCAAGGACCAACTCCTATCTTTAAAGAGACCACATG TTATACACAGCCCACGCAAGCAGAAAATGTTTGA
- the LOC130940479 gene encoding ADP-ribosylation factor-like protein 8c, translating to MGLWDSLLNWLRSLFFKQEMELSLVGLQNAGKTSLVNSIATGGYSEDMIPTVGFNMRKVTKGNVTIKLWDLGGQRRFRTMWERYCRGVSAIVYVVDAADRDSVPISRSELHELLTKPSLGGIPLLVLGNKIDKSEALSKQALVDQLELESIKDREVCCYMISCKDSVNIDVVIDWLIKHSKTAK from the exons ATGGGTCTTTGGGATTCCCTTCTCAATTGGCTGCGCag CTTGTTTTTTAAACAGGAGATGGAGCTTTCCCTTGTTGGCCTTCAGAATGCGGGGAAGACTTCTCTTGTTAATTCAATTGCT aCTGGGGGCTATAGTGAGGACATGATTCCAACT GTTGGGTTCAACATGAGGAAAGTCACCAAGGGGAATGTAACTATAAAGCTTTGGGACCTTGGTGGCCAGAGGAGGTTCAGAACAATGTGGGAGCGTTACTGTCGCGGCGTCTCAGCTATAGT GTATGTTGTAGATGCTGCTGACAGAGACAGTGTTCCTATATCTCGAAGCGAGTTGCATGAACTCTTGACGAAACCTTCTCTAGGTGGAATTCCTTTGCTTGTTCTTGGAAATAAAATTGACAAGTCAGAAGCACTCTCCAAGCAAGCATTGGTAGATCAGCT AGAACTTGAGTCAATTAAAGACAGAGAGGTATGCTGCTATATGATCTCATGCAAGGATTCTGTAAACATAGATGTGGTCATTGACTGGCTAATCAAACATTCCAAAACTGCAAAATGA